One window from the genome of Haloprofundus halobius encodes:
- a CDS encoding SDR family NAD(P)-dependent oxidoreductase produces the protein MAELEDKIAVVTGAGARSDRALGIGETTAIRFADAGATVVAVDVDGELAERTVQLIEENGGEAVAVETDLTDGEAVAALGDAVEERFGRLDVLVNNAGIRIEGGPLTDVDTAAIERIVDVNLTGVMRACKHLVPLMANTGGGAIVNISSANAEVGRSGWGPYDASKAGLLALTRDMAADHAADDIRVNAVSPGWTITDYHLPADDEEAEPIIQEWSSRRSDGPGILKRNAMPEEQAEAVLFLASERASYITGTNLHVDGGLDVVGHGHDIE, from the coding sequence ATGGCTGAACTCGAAGATAAGATTGCAGTCGTGACCGGCGCCGGCGCACGCTCCGACCGTGCGTTGGGCATCGGTGAGACCACGGCGATCCGGTTTGCGGATGCGGGTGCGACAGTCGTCGCGGTCGACGTTGACGGGGAACTGGCCGAGCGAACCGTACAGTTGATCGAGGAGAACGGCGGCGAGGCAGTCGCGGTCGAGACCGACCTCACCGACGGCGAGGCCGTTGCTGCCCTTGGAGACGCCGTCGAGGAACGATTCGGTCGTCTCGATGTCCTCGTGAACAATGCCGGCATCAGGATCGAAGGAGGGCCGCTGACCGACGTCGATACCGCGGCGATCGAGCGAATCGTCGACGTGAATCTTACTGGAGTCATGCGAGCGTGTAAACATCTCGTCCCCCTCATGGCTAACACGGGCGGCGGTGCGATAGTCAACATCTCGTCGGCGAACGCGGAAGTCGGCCGCTCGGGCTGGGGACCTTACGACGCGTCGAAGGCAGGCCTCTTGGCGCTCACCCGTGACATGGCTGCCGACCACGCAGCGGACGACATCCGCGTGAACGCCGTTTCCCCCGGGTGGACCATCACGGATTACCATCTCCCCGCGGACGACGAGGAGGCCGAACCCATCATCCAGGAGTGGTCGTCGCGCCGTTCCGACGGACCTGGCATCCTGAAGCGCAACGCCATGCCCGAAGAACAAGCCGAGGCGGTTCTGTTCCTCGCTTCGGAGCGCGCATCCTATATCACAGGGACGAACCTCCACGTCGACGGCGGGCTCGACGTAGTCGGGCACGGGCACGACATCGAGTAG